The Streptomyces sp. NBC_01244 genome contains a region encoding:
- a CDS encoding MFS transporter, whose product MAAASFVGTAIEWYDYFIYGMAAAVVFGPLFFPTVSPAAGTLAAFATYSVGFAARPLGGIIMGHFGDRVGRRSMLLISLLTMGLATVGIGLLPTYETAGVWAPILLVTLRFIQGIGVGGEWGGAVLMAVEHAPERKKSFYGSFPQMGVPGGLIIANLAFLGLTTSLTKSEFMDWGWRVPFLASSVLIIAGLIIRFTVTESPDFESVKNTGSEQRLPIVAVLRENWKEVLLSAGAFIGINAVGYIFMSYLLSYTTAVLGLSRNLILTFTLLASLVWLAVIPWASALSDRRGKREVLTVGSVGLAVCAAILFPLINTATPALILIALLVTAVFMGIVYGPIAALFSGLFKAEVRYSGASLGYQLGSVLGGGIAPTVATALYTSWGSTTPISIYLTAVTLVSLGCVWLVTRGTSGRPAVSPAVSTDPSGL is encoded by the coding sequence GTGGCAGCGGCGAGTTTCGTCGGGACCGCTATCGAGTGGTACGACTACTTCATCTACGGGATGGCCGCGGCAGTCGTTTTCGGACCACTGTTCTTTCCCACGGTCTCCCCGGCGGCGGGCACCCTGGCGGCGTTCGCTACCTACTCCGTGGGCTTCGCGGCCCGGCCGCTCGGCGGCATCATCATGGGCCACTTCGGAGACCGGGTCGGCCGGCGGTCCATGCTGCTCATCTCGCTGCTGACCATGGGTCTCGCGACCGTGGGCATAGGACTGCTACCCACCTACGAGACGGCGGGCGTCTGGGCGCCGATCCTCCTGGTGACCCTTCGGTTCATCCAGGGAATCGGCGTCGGCGGTGAATGGGGTGGAGCGGTCCTCATGGCCGTCGAGCACGCTCCCGAGCGCAAGAAGTCCTTCTACGGGAGTTTCCCGCAGATGGGTGTACCGGGCGGGCTGATCATCGCGAACCTGGCGTTTCTGGGGCTCACCACCAGTCTCACCAAATCGGAATTCATGGACTGGGGCTGGCGGGTCCCGTTCCTGGCCAGCTCAGTTCTGATCATCGCCGGTCTCATCATTCGATTCACGGTGACGGAGAGCCCGGACTTCGAATCAGTAAAGAACACCGGATCCGAGCAGCGTCTTCCGATTGTCGCCGTGCTGCGCGAGAACTGGAAAGAAGTCCTCCTTTCCGCCGGCGCCTTCATCGGCATCAATGCGGTGGGCTACATCTTCATGAGTTACCTGCTCTCCTACACGACCGCGGTACTGGGTTTGAGCAGGAACCTCATCCTCACCTTCACCCTGCTCGCGTCCCTGGTGTGGCTCGCCGTCATCCCGTGGGCCTCGGCACTGTCGGACCGGCGCGGCAAGCGTGAAGTCCTTACCGTCGGATCGGTCGGTCTGGCCGTCTGCGCCGCGATCCTGTTCCCGCTGATCAACACCGCGACCCCGGCCCTCATCCTGATCGCCCTGCTCGTGACGGCGGTGTTCATGGGCATCGTCTACGGACCGATCGCGGCACTGTTCTCCGGGCTGTTCAAGGCGGAGGTCCGCTACAGCGGTGCTTCCCTCGGCTACCAGCTCGGATCGGTCCTGGGGGGCGGCATCGCCCCCACCGTCGCCACCGCCCTCTACACGAGCTGGGGATCCACCACCCCGATCAGCATCTACCTGACGGCCGTCACCCTCGTCAGCCTCGGCTGCGTATGGCTCGTCACCCGTGGAACGAGCGGCCGACCTGCGGTCAGCCCTGCGGTCAGCACTGACCCCAGCGGGCTGTAA
- a CDS encoding DUF998 domain-containing protein, producing MSRRVQLLLGAVILVVNALQWVIVEAVASAAWTEPPYSYAANYISDLGVPECGAQFQGRDICSPLHTAMNASFVLEGILFATGMVLLAHLVTGRARRAVIALAIAHGVGMVLVGLFHGSPDGPSIGLVVHAGAAGIGILCANTLVIMAGALRNLGLPAAYRAFSITVGSLGLLSEVFVGLSPSTAGVFERGGVYSWLLWSVVTGALLLVKNRRDHRVVENVVA from the coding sequence ATGTCGCGCAGAGTCCAGCTCCTGCTGGGAGCGGTCATCCTCGTGGTGAACGCGTTGCAGTGGGTGATCGTCGAGGCGGTCGCCTCGGCGGCCTGGACCGAGCCGCCGTACAGCTACGCCGCGAACTACATCAGCGACCTCGGCGTGCCGGAGTGCGGCGCGCAGTTCCAGGGCCGCGACATCTGCTCTCCCCTGCACACGGCCATGAACGCGTCGTTCGTGCTCGAAGGAATCCTCTTCGCGACCGGCATGGTCCTGCTGGCCCACTTGGTCACCGGGCGTGCCCGGCGTGCCGTCATCGCGCTGGCGATCGCGCACGGTGTCGGGATGGTGCTGGTCGGGCTGTTCCACGGCTCCCCCGACGGCCCGAGCATCGGCCTCGTCGTCCACGCCGGGGCCGCCGGGATCGGCATTCTGTGCGCGAACACCCTGGTCATCATGGCCGGGGCGCTGCGGAACCTCGGCCTGCCCGCCGCGTACCGGGCGTTCAGCATCACGGTCGGCTCCCTGGGCCTGCTGAGCGAGGTCTTCGTGGGCCTGTCTCCGAGCACGGCAGGGGTCTTCGAGCGCGGCGGGGTCTACTCCTGGCTGCTGTGGAGCGTCGTGACGGGCGCACTCCTCCTGGTCAAGAACCGGCGCGACCACAGGGTGGTGGAGAATGTCGTGGCATGA
- a CDS encoding TetR/AcrR family transcriptional regulator: MSRDSQRPLRADAERNRRLIIDTADRMFAERGTTVTLNEIAAEAGVGVATVYRRFPDLQSLIDDLFTERFTIFLRLATEAAQEPTPGGALYRYLLDAAQLRAVDRALEVILANASIDVPSIARMREELALLVDGIAERAVAASAVRADFASPDVYAFLYMIGAVADRTHEIAPDAWRRYVDVLLTGFGLERPAGTRTSAMTEDELRHTWPKPPPRHPGSTAHPSQDF, encoded by the coding sequence ATGAGCCGGGACAGCCAACGCCCACTGCGAGCGGATGCGGAACGAAACCGTCGACTGATCATCGATACGGCCGACCGGATGTTCGCGGAGCGGGGCACCACCGTCACCCTCAACGAGATCGCGGCCGAGGCCGGCGTCGGCGTCGCCACGGTCTACCGACGGTTCCCGGACCTGCAGTCCCTGATCGACGACCTTTTCACCGAGCGGTTCACGATCTTCCTGCGGCTGGCGACGGAGGCCGCTCAAGAACCGACACCGGGTGGAGCGCTGTACCGCTACCTCCTCGATGCCGCGCAGCTCAGGGCCGTTGACCGCGCGTTGGAGGTCATCCTCGCCAACGCGAGCATCGACGTCCCGTCGATCGCCCGGATGCGTGAAGAACTCGCCCTTCTCGTGGACGGCATCGCCGAACGGGCGGTCGCGGCCAGCGCCGTCCGCGCGGACTTCGCCAGCCCCGACGTGTACGCCTTCCTCTACATGATCGGCGCGGTCGCCGACCGCACACACGAGATCGCGCCCGACGCCTGGCGCCGCTACGTCGACGTGCTGCTGACGGGCTTCGGACTGGAACGGCCTGCGGGAACGCGCACGTCCGCCATGACCGAGGACGAGCTGCGGCACACGTGGCCGAAGCCCCCGCCCCGGCATCCGGGTAGCACCGCGCACCCGTCGCAGGACTTCTGA
- a CDS encoding (2Fe-2S)-binding protein: MPGGFGGASAVGRRRFLVMSTAAVGLPLPASRSAPGSSAVLTPAGTGTTSTVALTVNGKPRSAVVDNRTSLLDLLREHLGLPGTKKGCDQGACGACTVLVDERRVNSCLTFAVMHDGAHVTTIEGLAYGDRLHPLQQAFIDHDGLQCGYCTPGQIVSGVACIAEGHARSREEIREWMSGNLCRCGAYTNIVTAIEQTAKGG, from the coding sequence ATGCCCGGTGGGTTCGGCGGCGCGTCCGCCGTGGGCCGACGGCGTTTCCTGGTGATGTCTACGGCTGCCGTGGGGCTGCCCCTGCCGGCTTCCCGGTCCGCGCCCGGCAGTTCTGCGGTCCTGACCCCGGCGGGCACCGGCACGACATCGACGGTCGCGCTGACCGTCAACGGGAAACCACGGTCCGCCGTGGTGGACAACAGGACGTCGCTCCTCGACCTGCTGCGGGAGCACCTGGGGCTGCCCGGCACGAAGAAGGGCTGCGACCAGGGAGCCTGCGGGGCGTGCACGGTCCTGGTGGACGAGCGCAGGGTGAACTCCTGCCTCACGTTCGCCGTCATGCACGACGGCGCGCACGTCACCACCATCGAGGGACTCGCGTACGGCGACCGGCTTCACCCCCTCCAACAGGCGTTCATCGATCACGACGGGCTGCAGTGCGGATACTGCACGCCGGGTCAGATCGTCTCGGGGGTGGCCTGCATCGCGGAAGGGCATGCCCGCTCCCGGGAGGAGATCCGCGAGTGGATGAGCGGCAACCTCTGCCGCTGCGGCGCCTACACGAACATCGTCACGGCCATCGAGCAGACTGCGAAGGGTGGGTGA
- a CDS encoding FAD binding domain-containing protein yields the protein MYPFVFSKPATESAVLAAGADGGRYIAGGTTLVDLMRETVERPPHVVDINALPYRGIAVSSEGLRVGALVRMSELAAHPDVRSQYPVIAQALELGASAQLRNMASIGGNLMQRPRCPYFRDVHSACNRRSPGAGCDAVDGDNRMQAVLGTSAHCVATHPSDLAVALVALDAAVHLRGTGGARTVPAAEFFLRPGNTPHREQDLRPGELITAVHVPAGSHTRRSGYLKVRDRQSYEFALASAAVALDIKGGVILSARVAVGGVATVPWRLPGVERALVGRRPGRTTWTQAASRAADGARALSGNAFKIQLLERTVRRQLTTIGGR from the coding sequence GTGTACCCCTTCGTCTTCAGCAAGCCGGCGACCGAGAGCGCCGTACTGGCCGCAGGGGCCGACGGCGGCCGCTACATCGCGGGCGGCACCACGCTCGTCGACTTGATGCGTGAGACCGTCGAACGCCCTCCCCACGTGGTCGACATCAACGCTCTCCCGTACCGGGGCATCGCCGTGTCCTCCGAAGGTCTACGGGTGGGAGCCCTGGTCCGGATGAGCGAACTCGCCGCACACCCGGATGTCCGCTCCCAGTACCCCGTCATCGCGCAGGCGCTGGAGCTGGGTGCCTCGGCGCAGCTGCGCAACATGGCCTCCATCGGCGGGAACCTCATGCAGCGCCCCCGGTGCCCCTACTTCCGGGACGTGCACTCGGCGTGCAACAGGCGCTCCCCCGGCGCGGGGTGCGACGCCGTCGACGGCGACAACCGAATGCAAGCGGTCCTGGGGACCAGCGCGCACTGCGTGGCCACGCACCCGTCGGACCTCGCCGTGGCGCTGGTGGCCTTGGACGCCGCCGTCCATCTGCGGGGCACCGGGGGCGCCCGAACGGTCCCGGCCGCGGAGTTCTTCCTGCGGCCGGGGAACACCCCGCACCGGGAACAGGATCTGAGGCCGGGAGAGCTCATCACCGCCGTGCACGTCCCCGCGGGCTCGCATACCCGGCGGTCGGGGTACCTCAAGGTCAGGGACCGCCAGTCGTACGAGTTCGCCCTCGCGTCGGCGGCCGTCGCGCTCGACATCAAGGGCGGTGTGATCCTCAGCGCCCGCGTGGCCGTCGGCGGCGTCGCCACCGTCCCGTGGCGGCTGCCGGGGGTGGAGCGGGCTCTGGTGGGCCGGCGCCCCGGCCGTACGACGTGGACGCAGGCGGCCTCCCGTGCCGCCGACGGCGCGCGGGCTCTGTCCGGCAACGCCTTCAAGATCCAGCTCCTGGAGCGGACCGTGCGACGGCAGCTGACGACGATCGGAGGGCGATGA
- a CDS encoding xanthine dehydrogenase family protein molybdopterin-binding subunit, producing MMANKVVGQALSRVDARLKVTGAAPYAAEHRLEGLLYGVIVNGTAARGRVSGIATDAARAHPGVLHVLTDFNSLRLAHSVTELAFYGQPIAVVVATTAEAAAHGASLFEATYERRPALTDFDDPGAVSVTAPSNPDYSRGDPDGAFGSADATVDLSFTIGRENHNPIELPSTIARWDGGKLTLWDKSQWVQGAARTVAGALGIPEQDVRVHCEYVGGGFGSAIRAYDHVILAAFAARQAGRPVKVVLSRRQFYYGTGYRPASRQRLALGAGVTGRIESLTYEVRTETSRYEQYEEGLTDLPKFLYGVPHTRTRYRLTAIDTQSPASIRGPGVVTSAFALETAVDQLAHDLGIDPIELRLRNEPTRDEVTRLPFSTRKLRECYALGARRFGWSRRSAAPGGRTEGDLLIGMGMATACYHNNRRQVGSRARVDADGTATVATATSDMGPGTTTSVMQVAADALGLPARQVTFRLGDSAYPSAPPHAGATTMASVGSAAHTSCTALRNKFIGMAVADTASPLYRSDPAKVAVRDGRLGSGESGATDSYREILHRAGLPGLEATSTWGPGDADQRISSYGYGAVFAEVSVDPLLGLVRIRRMFAAYDVGRVISPKLAHSQAIGGMVGGIGMALLEGTVTDHRDGRIVNAGLADYLVPVNADVPELDAAFIDTEDPLADPIGVKGLGEITIVGVPAAIGNAVFNATGKRLTDLPIRLEALL from the coding sequence ATGATGGCCAACAAGGTCGTGGGGCAGGCGCTCTCCCGCGTCGACGCCCGGCTCAAGGTCACGGGCGCCGCCCCGTACGCCGCCGAGCACCGCCTGGAGGGTTTGCTGTACGGCGTCATCGTCAACGGAACGGCGGCCCGTGGCAGGGTCTCCGGCATCGCCACGGACGCGGCCCGCGCCCACCCCGGCGTCCTGCACGTCCTCACCGACTTCAACTCCTTGAGGCTCGCCCATTCGGTGACCGAGCTGGCGTTCTACGGCCAGCCGATCGCCGTCGTGGTGGCCACGACGGCGGAGGCCGCGGCCCACGGAGCGTCCCTCTTCGAAGCGACGTACGAACGGCGGCCGGCCCTCACCGATTTCGACGACCCCGGTGCGGTCTCGGTCACGGCGCCGTCGAACCCGGACTACAGCCGCGGCGATCCGGACGGCGCCTTCGGATCGGCGGACGCCACGGTGGACCTCTCGTTCACCATCGGCCGGGAGAACCACAACCCGATCGAGCTGCCCTCGACCATCGCCCGGTGGGACGGCGGCAAGCTCACGCTCTGGGACAAGTCCCAGTGGGTCCAGGGCGCGGCCCGTACGGTGGCCGGCGCGCTCGGCATCCCCGAGCAGGACGTCCGGGTGCACTGCGAGTACGTCGGCGGCGGGTTCGGCAGTGCCATCCGCGCCTACGACCACGTCATCCTGGCCGCGTTCGCGGCGCGGCAGGCCGGACGGCCCGTCAAGGTCGTTCTGTCGAGGCGCCAGTTCTACTACGGCACCGGGTACCGGCCCGCCAGCCGGCAGCGCCTCGCGCTCGGGGCCGGCGTGACGGGACGCATCGAGAGCCTCACCTACGAGGTCCGCACGGAGACTTCGCGCTACGAGCAGTACGAGGAGGGGCTCACCGACCTGCCGAAGTTCCTCTACGGCGTCCCCCATACGAGGACCCGGTACCGGCTCACCGCCATCGACACCCAGTCGCCGGCGTCGATACGTGGCCCGGGCGTCGTCACCAGTGCCTTCGCTCTCGAAACCGCCGTGGACCAACTGGCACACGACCTGGGCATCGATCCCATCGAGCTGAGGCTCCGCAACGAACCCACCCGGGACGAGGTGACACGTCTGCCCTTCTCCACCCGCAAGTTGCGCGAGTGCTACGCCCTCGGCGCCCGCCGTTTCGGGTGGTCTCGGCGCAGTGCGGCACCCGGCGGCCGCACGGAGGGGGACCTGCTGATCGGCATGGGCATGGCCACCGCCTGCTACCACAACAACCGCCGCCAGGTCGGCTCGCGCGCTCGGGTCGACGCGGACGGAACGGCGACGGTGGCGACGGCCACCAGCGACATGGGGCCGGGTACGACGACCTCCGTCATGCAGGTCGCCGCGGACGCGCTCGGTCTGCCCGCACGGCAGGTCACCTTCCGGCTGGGGGACTCTGCCTACCCGTCCGCTCCTCCGCACGCCGGCGCCACCACCATGGCGAGCGTGGGCTCCGCCGCCCACACCTCGTGCACGGCCCTGCGGAACAAGTTCATCGGCATGGCGGTGGCCGACACCGCCTCGCCCCTGTACCGTTCCGACCCCGCCAAGGTGGCGGTCCGTGACGGCCGGCTCGGCTCCGGGGAGAGCGGCGCCACCGACAGCTACCGCGAGATCCTTCATCGCGCGGGCCTGCCGGGCCTGGAGGCCACCTCCACCTGGGGGCCCGGCGACGCCGACCAGAGGATCTCCAGTTACGGCTACGGGGCCGTCTTCGCCGAGGTGTCGGTCGATCCGCTCCTCGGGCTCGTCCGGATCCGCCGGATGTTCGCGGCCTACGACGTGGGCCGCGTGATCAGCCCCAAACTGGCCCACAGCCAGGCCATCGGAGGGATGGTGGGCGGCATCGGGATGGCCCTGCTGGAGGGCACGGTCACGGACCACCGCGACGGCCGGATCGTCAACGCGGGCCTGGCCGACTACCTGGTCCCGGTCAACGCCGACGTTCCCGAACTGGACGCCGCGTTCATCGACACGGAGGATCCCCTGGCGGACCCCATCGGGGTCAAGGGACTGGGGGAAATCACCATCGTGGGTGTCCCGGCCGCCATCGGGAACGCGGTATTCAACGCCACCGGCAAACGCTTGACGGACTTGCCCATCAGGCTGGAGGCGCTGCTCTGA
- a CDS encoding TetR/AcrR family transcriptional regulator — protein sequence MTQGSRTSAREDGDRPLRRDAALNRERILRAAREVFGQRGLGVTLDDIAHHAGVGVGTVYRRFPTKEALVRALFEQDLAIRQASAERALAHPDPWEGLVDFLVEMSADLAENRGLHEVIMLGSHSSGPIESARQGMLPLLESLISRAQESGQLRTEITPSDIPVIQHMLSAASQFAQGTQPDIWRRYLEILLNGLRRRPDNVPLTTPSLGNPTVEHLMGLTRPVPPQA from the coding sequence ATGACTCAGGGTTCCCGGACCAGCGCTCGGGAGGACGGCGACCGCCCGCTGAGGCGGGATGCCGCCCTCAACCGGGAGCGGATTCTGCGCGCCGCGCGCGAGGTCTTCGGGCAGCGCGGGCTGGGGGTCACCCTCGACGACATAGCCCACCACGCCGGCGTCGGCGTGGGCACGGTCTACCGCCGCTTCCCCACGAAGGAAGCACTCGTGCGCGCACTGTTCGAGCAGGACCTCGCCATCCGCCAGGCCTCCGCGGAGAGGGCCCTGGCCCATCCGGATCCCTGGGAAGGCCTGGTGGACTTCCTGGTCGAGATGTCGGCCGACCTCGCGGAGAACCGCGGCCTCCACGAAGTGATCATGCTGGGCAGCCACAGCTCGGGGCCCATCGAATCCGCACGTCAAGGCATGCTGCCGCTCCTCGAGTCCCTGATCAGCCGGGCCCAGGAAAGCGGGCAGCTCCGGACCGAGATCACGCCCTCCGACATCCCCGTCATCCAGCACATGCTCAGCGCGGCCTCCCAATTCGCGCAGGGCACGCAGCCCGACATCTGGCGCCGCTACCTCGAGATCCTCCTGAACGGCCTCAGGCGGCGCCCCGACAACGTTCCCCTGACCACGCCGAGCCTGGGCAACCCGACCGTCGAACACCTGATGGGGCTCACCAGGCCCGTACCGCCGCAGGCATAG
- a CDS encoding ester cyclase — protein sequence MTATTAVEKNMALLRTAYRLVESGDIDAAEQLLSEDFIANVPGCPDPLHGRETWRTGTRMMKDAFPDLKIDVRDMFGVGDKVTVLVHFQATHLGAFQQFEATGRQVGYRSVEVYRFEGDRIAEEWVAPDLISLFQQISPAPAPAH from the coding sequence ATGACTGCGACCACCGCTGTCGAGAAGAACATGGCCCTGCTGCGCACCGCGTACCGGTTGGTGGAGAGCGGCGACATCGACGCTGCCGAACAGCTGCTGAGCGAAGACTTCATCGCCAACGTCCCCGGATGCCCCGACCCGCTGCACGGCCGGGAGACCTGGCGGACGGGCACGCGGATGATGAAGGACGCGTTCCCCGACCTGAAGATCGACGTGCGGGACATGTTCGGCGTCGGCGACAAGGTGACGGTGCTGGTCCACTTCCAGGCCACGCACCTGGGTGCGTTCCAGCAGTTCGAGGCGACCGGACGGCAGGTCGGCTACCGCAGCGTCGAGGTCTACCGCTTCGAGGGCGACCGGATCGCCGAGGAATGGGTCGCGCCGGACCTGATCAGCCTCTTCCAGCAGATTTCACCCGCCCCCGCCCCCGCCCACTGA
- a CDS encoding DUF3224 domain-containing protein, with product MQWSISRAAGVVTASAMVSVLAAAPATATNSRVVLSHYYDSGTEIVPSENIVCAPGGQAIQGRATFGTRPGDVWQGTTTYDYCLYPEATPGQYRYIGTETLTGSAAGCGTGSFTWIGVGTTAGGGTWRIVSGSGTGDLAGARGRGTNTATTSPTWENYGDFKGAFAC from the coding sequence ATGCAATGGAGCATATCCAGGGCGGCAGGCGTGGTGACGGCCTCCGCGATGGTGTCCGTGCTCGCCGCGGCCCCCGCGACCGCGACGAACTCCCGGGTCGTCCTGAGCCACTACTACGACTCGGGCACGGAGATCGTTCCCTCCGAGAACATCGTCTGCGCCCCGGGTGGCCAGGCGATCCAGGGGAGGGCCACGTTCGGAACTCGGCCGGGTGATGTCTGGCAAGGCACGACGACCTACGACTACTGCCTCTATCCCGAGGCCACGCCGGGCCAGTACCGCTACATCGGGACGGAAACGCTCACGGGCTCGGCAGCGGGGTGCGGAACCGGATCGTTCACCTGGATCGGCGTGGGCACCACGGCGGGCGGCGGCACCTGGCGGATCGTCTCGGGATCGGGGACGGGCGACCTGGCGGGCGCGCGGGGGAGAGGGACGAACACCGCGACGACCAGCCCGACGTGGGAGAACTACGGTGACTTCAAGGGTGCGTTCGCCTGCTGA
- a CDS encoding helix-turn-helix transcriptional regulator, whose amino-acid sequence MAETAETGTVRCGSIRVALRASDAFLEHATGAYLQSCSRVNIVTQHGLPDADVSVMLMHSLNEDWLRVLRQDAARAVGAPVPVVVMADHVDERQLTTAVEYGLTSFLYRSSSSLEQLLDATIEASSGHSRIPDELVGHLISELGHQQRQQTLAQVSRRGGLATREIEVLRMLSEGMSTLEISEKMSYSERTIKGIVHDTVKQLNCKNRTQAVACAVRSGIL is encoded by the coding sequence ATGGCTGAGACGGCTGAGACGGGAACCGTGCGGTGCGGTTCGATCAGGGTCGCCCTGAGGGCGAGCGATGCCTTCCTGGAACATGCGACCGGCGCCTACCTGCAGTCGTGTTCCCGCGTGAACATCGTCACCCAGCACGGACTTCCCGACGCGGACGTGTCCGTCATGCTGATGCACAGCCTGAACGAGGACTGGCTGAGGGTCCTCAGGCAGGACGCCGCGCGCGCGGTCGGCGCGCCCGTCCCGGTCGTGGTGATGGCCGATCACGTCGACGAGCGGCAACTCACCACGGCGGTCGAGTACGGGCTGACGAGCTTTCTCTACCGGAGCAGCTCCAGCCTCGAGCAGCTTCTCGACGCCACGATCGAGGCGAGTTCCGGACACAGTCGCATACCGGATGAACTGGTGGGCCACCTGATTTCCGAACTGGGCCATCAGCAGCGACAGCAGACGCTTGCGCAGGTGTCGCGCAGGGGTGGACTCGCGACCCGGGAGATCGAGGTGCTCCGCATGCTGTCCGAAGGGATGAGCACGCTCGAGATCTCCGAGAAGATGAGCTACTCGGAGCGGACGATCAAGGGAATCGTCCATGACACCGTGAAGCAGCTGAACTGCAAGAACAGGACGCAGGCCGTGGCGTGTGCGGTCCGGTCCGGAATTCTCTGA